ATCGGCTGCCGCCGCGTGGGTTGAAGTGGTCCGAGATGTGGCCCTCCAAGGAATTCAGGCTCGCCGCGTCCAGTTGGGCATTGGTGATGCCAGTCACACGCTTGAGCGCTTCGCGCAGGGCCTCAGGTTGGAACTTATCGATGTCCGAGTTCCACAGCTGTCGGCCCCGACCCAGTGGCAGGGAGCACAGCCGCTCCACCTTGTAGCCATGCGCGTGGGCCAGGCCCACCAAATGCTCAGCGGCTCGTCTTCCAGCGGCTTGAAGTGAAATGGCCAAAGCGACAGCTGCTCATTGATCTCCAACATGCCTTGATGCTCCAGATTTCGAGGCCCTGGATCTACAAGCCAAAGATGCTTTTCCGCTTTCCGATCCCCTCGCGTACCGTAGATTCCAGTGCGGTGAGCTGGTCCTTGACCTCGAGGATCGCGTCGAGCGTTTCGCCCGGCCGGGAGATGGAGAGCCTGCGCCAGTGCTTCTCCAGTTCAGGCTTTTCTATGCCCGACCGGTTGGAAGCCCAATTGAGGACTCTTTCGGAGTAGCGCTCAGGGTGGTCAAGGATATGTGAGGCTACTTCCTGCTGCTCTGGGGTTTGATAAACGCGACCCACGAGATACTGGAGCACGATGTCCGGCATCTGCAGGAGTTCCTCGGCTTTCATCCGACCCATGCCATATTTGGTCGGCAAGTTCCAGGCGAGGCTCCCGGCCAGTTCCGGTCCCGCCTTTTTTGCAAGAGCCCAACCATCCTTCATGGAACTGCCGGCCGTGTGGGCCTCCATCCCGTCCGTGAACTTGGTGGCGAACTCCGCTCTGACCCCAGGTTTGAGGAAAAACTCTTCACTGCATTCTGCGAGTTCCGAGTCAGGAACGCCAGCCGCCAAGCCTGCATCAAGGAAGACCACGAGGGCGAGCAGCGAGTCGATGTCACTCCGAATCGCCAGAAGCCGCGCCTGCTGCGGCAGTTCGATGGCCAGCCGAGGTCTTTGAACGATCGTCCTCACCAGGGCGCACTCGTCCACTTTGGTCATTTCCGTGAGCTCCGTGAGTGAGCGAGAGTACGCCTGCTTTGCACCCCAAAACCTCACGATCGCAGCCGCGTCTCCAAGCGCAAGCTTGACCAGCCAATCCGGTGGACGACGGATGTTCAGTACCAGCATTGCGTCGATCAGCTGGAGCTTCGACTCCGTGGATAGATCCGGCCACGCCGCTTCGATCAGCGGCTGACACAGCGGGCTTTTTCTTGTCAACTCTTCGAGCACTGATTCCGAAATCATTGGGCGGCCTCGCGTTCCTCTTCATATTGGTATTGGACAACTTCATCAGCCTGAAGGGCAAGGCTGGCTTCCCGCAGCCCATACAGGCGGCCTGTTTGCTGTTCGACCAGGAGCCCTGCCACACGTCGCGGGCTGCACGATCGCAGGTCACAAGGTTCTGAACCGGTGCGAACTTCGCCGACCAGGAACTCAAGCCCGGGCTGTGCTGGTGATCTCAGAGGGGGCCCGAAGCAGCCTGATGGCCAGGCACAAGCGCTCACACAGGTCACCAACATCCAAGTCTACTTTTGCGATCCTCGGATCCACGGCAACGTGAAGGGGCTCAGCTCCCTGTCGCAATCTGAGTACGGTGCTCTGGCACCCGTGGTCCAATGCCGGCCAAGCAACGGAAGGACGAGAGCGATATGCCCGCACCACACATCTTGAGCACAGACGTCGATATGGCCCTTCGGGGTGCTCAGCAAGCCTGGAAGCGCTGCTGCTCCGACTACGACGCATACGCGATGAACTCCGAGCGCTGCCTGCAGGCAGCGTTCTACTTTCATCTCCGAACGGCATTGCAGAAGGCGGGATACACGATCTACATTGAGGCGAAGGTGATCGTGCCGTCGCCAGCGGGAAGCAAGATCGCGAAAGGCGCCGCGCCTCCGAAGGTGAGAAACATCTTTATCGACACGCTGATCTGCAAGAACAACAAGATCGTCCTTGCCGTGGAACTGAAATACAAACCGAAGTCGAAGTCAAGCGCGATCGAGATCACGAAGGATCTCACGAGCCTGTCGCACATGCGCAATCAGGTTTTGGAGGGCAAAATGCTGAGCGTGGAGTTGGCCAGGCACACGGCGAGCAAGGAAAACGGTGCACTGCGGCTCCGCATCTCCCCGGACGCAAGAATGTTGCTCGGCATATTCGCTCGCAGCTCGTACGTGGACCAACTCACGGAGGAAGAGTTCTGGGCCGCCCATCCCTTGCCTGAATCGGCGCGGTGGGCCACACACAAGGGCAAGCGACTCCCTCCCCGACTGGGCCTCTGCCTAGCCTCCGCTCAAGGTTCGAAGGCAATTCCGACTTGGATGGGGAGGCCGTTCGAGTAATTCCGCTATCAAACCGAGGCCCAAGGACGGCGGGCAAGTGCGCGAGAGCCCAGGCGGCGCGGCTCCTGATCTGCTTGATCCCATTGCTCTTTGAACAACTGGCGCATGTTCACTCGATCCTTCGCACGGTCGTCAACCAGGGCAAGGAGCCTGCGCCGGCTTCCGTAGCCGGATACCGGCTGACCTTGACGCGGTTCCCCTGGTTGCCACCAAGTACGTTCACCCATTTGGGGTCCGCATCCAGCCAGAAGGCGACGTGGCCCGTGCCTCGACAAAGCTCGTCCTGTCCGCGATTCTTGAAGACGGCCACATCACCCGTTCGAGGCGGCGAAACGGCCGTGCCGAAGCATCGGAAGCTCCCAGAGCTCGCGCTGTGGGTGTGCGGTTGTTTTGCGCGCATTAAGCACCAGTTGATAAACGCCGCGCACCAACGCGTCTGGTCTGTAGCGCCCTCTCCGTAGTTCGTCGCCTGCAGGAAGAATGCCACGATCACCGGATTCGAGCGGACGCGCCACTCGGCGTTGTACGGTTCACCATCGACATTCCTCTCCTCCATGCCCTCGAAATAACGGGCCACAGCGAGTGGCGAATGGACAGGTGCGTCGGCGAGCAGTTGCTCGGCCCGCAGCAACTCCCGTTGGGTCGGAGGCTTTGTTCCGAATATGCCGAGGCCAGCACGCCCAATGTCATCGATGTTGAGTTTCATGTGCATGCTCCAATGAGGATGTGGGCGCCGAACGAAGAGGAAGCTCGAGGAGCCGACAGGCGTTTTGCATCTCTAACGGGTCCTTGTGGTCCGTACCACTGCACACCACGTAGGGAATGCGTGTCCTGAACGTCGACCGGAAGTGGAGCGGGGTGCGGACGACGAGGTAGTACCCGTTCAGGGTGTACCAGTCCTCCACCTTCCCCTTCACTTCGACGGATCGGAGGAAGCGCTCCATCCTTTCTTCGACACGCCGGATGGACACCGAGTCGCCGGCAGGATCATCGAGGAGCCACGTGTCGAGCGTGGTGCACCCGACGAGCCCGAGAACCAGTCCCGCGATCGCGAAGCGGACGGCACGGATCACGGCTTCTTCCTCTGGTCCAGGTGCCGGAGGAAGGCGCGGCCGTCGTCTAGCGAAATGCCGCTGCGATAGTCGACAG
This genomic window from Variovorax sp. V93 contains:
- a CDS encoding TIGR02594 family protein, whose amino-acid sequence is MKLNIDDIGRAGLGIFGTKPPTQRELLRAEQLLADAPVHSPLAVARYFEGMEERNVDGEPYNAEWRVRSNPVIVAFFLQATNYGEGATDQTRWCAAFINWCLMRAKQPHTHSASSGSFRCFGTAVSPPRTGDVAVFKNRGQDELCRGTGHVAFWLDADPKWVNVLGGNQGNRVKVSRYPATEAGAGSLPWLTTVRRIE